Proteins from one Microbacterium proteolyticum genomic window:
- a CDS encoding GNAT family N-acetyltransferase — MDFMLERVDVDDPRAVALRGILDLDLDDRYRDADADDPPGMAEERAEALAVHEDEVVATFLALDVDGTALGHVMLRRLGEEWELKRLIVTAAARRRGVGRALTGAVVARAREGGARRVILQSGRMQPESLALYAGAGFTPIPVYEPYVATMPDSLCFERVL; from the coding sequence ATGGACTTCATGCTCGAACGGGTCGACGTCGACGATCCGCGGGCCGTCGCCCTGCGCGGCATCCTCGATCTCGATCTGGACGATCGCTACCGCGATGCGGATGCCGACGATCCCCCCGGAATGGCCGAGGAGCGCGCAGAGGCCCTCGCGGTTCACGAGGACGAGGTGGTCGCGACCTTCCTGGCGCTGGATGTCGACGGCACCGCGCTCGGCCACGTGATGCTGCGTCGCCTCGGCGAGGAGTGGGAGCTCAAGCGACTGATCGTCACCGCGGCCGCGCGCCGACGGGGTGTGGGCCGCGCGCTCACCGGAGCGGTCGTCGCGCGGGCGCGGGAGGGCGGCGCTCGGCGGGTCATCCTGCAGAGCGGGCGGATGCAACCGGAGTCGCTGGCGCTGTATGCGGGAGCGGGCTTCACGCCGATCCCCGTGTACGAGCCCTACGTCGCGACGATGCCCGACTCCCTGTGCTTCGAGCGGGTGCTGTGA
- a CDS encoding aminoglycoside 3'-phosphotransferase — MSIPDTRLEAPDVVRRLAGTADLEAVWVNKIGGVTFRATGPDGIRYVKWGPQNAETSMRAEAERLRWAAPYTPVPVVRDEGRDAAHEWLVTDALPDRSAVDPRWIADPARAVIALGRGLRALHETLPVDRCPFAWGVPERVENAAVRGIRVPEALRAAPPIDRAVVCHGDACAPNTLVDDDGEWTAHVDLGALGVADRWADIAVTAMSLEWNYGPGWESPFLDAYGVAADPVRQAFYRDLWNAT, encoded by the coding sequence GTGAGCATTCCCGACACCCGTCTCGAGGCACCCGACGTGGTCCGCCGCCTCGCCGGAACCGCCGACCTCGAAGCGGTGTGGGTGAACAAGATCGGCGGGGTGACCTTCCGCGCGACCGGCCCCGACGGCATCCGTTACGTCAAATGGGGGCCGCAGAACGCCGAGACGTCCATGCGCGCGGAGGCCGAGCGGCTGCGGTGGGCCGCTCCGTACACGCCGGTGCCCGTGGTGCGGGACGAGGGGCGGGATGCCGCGCACGAGTGGCTCGTCACCGACGCCCTCCCCGATCGCTCGGCGGTGGATCCCCGCTGGATCGCCGATCCTGCCCGCGCGGTGATCGCCCTCGGCCGCGGGCTCCGCGCGCTGCACGAGACCCTCCCGGTCGACCGGTGCCCCTTCGCGTGGGGAGTGCCCGAGCGGGTCGAGAACGCCGCCGTCCGCGGCATCCGCGTGCCGGAGGCGCTGCGAGCCGCGCCGCCGATCGACCGTGCGGTCGTCTGCCACGGCGACGCCTGCGCCCCGAACACCCTCGTGGACGATGACGGGGAGTGGACCGCGCACGTCGACCTCGGCGCGCTCGGTGTGGCCGATCGGTGGGCGGACATCGCCGTGACCGCGATGTCGCTGGAGTGGAACTACGGACCGGGGTGGGAGTCCCCGTTTCTCGATGCGTACGGCGTCGCCGCGGATCCCGTGCGCCAGGCGTTCTACCGCGACTTGTGGAACGCGACCTGA
- a CDS encoding energy-coupling factor transporter transmembrane component T family protein yields the protein MSAAVSVAGRTAAWLDGVNPVTKILIALVLSVPLFATLDPVSASVAIVLELACVPLTGLSVATVLRRLVPVVVFAPVAGVSMLLYAKPGGTVYGRFLFATVSDDSIALSLAVMLRVLALGLPTILLFGRTDPTELADALAQVAKLPSRFVLGVLAGARTVGLFVDDWRTMTLARRARGLGDRGAVRRFLGMAFVLLVFAVRRGTTLATAMEARGFGAPVDRTWSRPSRLHPRDGVALAGAIVMIAAALTIAVATGAFRFVGG from the coding sequence ATGAGCGCGGCGGTGTCCGTGGCCGGACGGACCGCGGCGTGGCTCGACGGGGTCAATCCGGTCACGAAGATCCTCATCGCCCTGGTGCTGTCGGTACCGCTGTTCGCGACACTGGACCCCGTGAGCGCGTCGGTCGCGATCGTGCTCGAACTGGCGTGCGTGCCCCTGACCGGACTCTCGGTCGCGACGGTCCTGCGGCGGCTCGTGCCCGTGGTCGTGTTCGCCCCCGTCGCCGGGGTCAGCATGCTTCTGTATGCGAAGCCGGGGGGAACGGTCTACGGCCGGTTCCTGTTCGCCACCGTGAGCGACGACTCGATCGCGCTGTCGCTCGCGGTCATGCTGCGCGTGCTCGCCCTGGGGCTGCCCACCATCCTGCTGTTCGGCCGCACCGACCCGACCGAGCTCGCCGACGCGCTCGCGCAGGTCGCCAAGCTCCCCAGCCGGTTCGTGCTCGGCGTGCTCGCCGGTGCGCGCACCGTCGGCCTGTTCGTCGACGACTGGCGCACGATGACCCTCGCCCGCCGCGCCCGCGGCCTCGGCGACCGGGGAGCCGTGCGGCGCTTCCTCGGCATGGCGTTCGTGCTGCTGGTGTTCGCGGTCCGCCGCGGGACGACGCTCGCGACGGCGATGGAGGCCCGCGGCTTCGGCGCCCCGGTCGACCGCACCTGGTCGCGGCCCTCGCGCCTGCACCCGCGCGACGGCGTCGCGCTCGCCGGAGCGATCGTGATGATCGCCGCCGCGCTCACCATCGCCGTGGCGACCGGCGCGTTCCGTTTCGTCGGGGGCTGA
- a CDS encoding ABC transporter ATP-binding protein, translating to MPHPARVEVDGWGWRYAGRRLPATRGVELTIEPGERVLLLGASGAGKSTLLAGLAGLLGGSDEGEATGRILVDGQPPEAQRGRIGLVLQDPESGVVLSKVGDDVAFGCENLGLPADAIPSRVAEALASVGLDVPLDRPTKALSGGQKQRLALAGVLAMRPGLLLLDEPTANLDPDGVREVRAAVERVVSRDETTLVLIEHRTAVWADLVTRVIVLAPGGGLLADGPPAWVFAEHGEALAAAGVWVPGRPVDLPVLAPASPSMDAALSASGLTIGRDRRTPVLAGLDVVVPEGAGTVVTGPNGAGKSTLALTLAGLLPEVAGEVVAAPGLAARGVRRPSRWRSTELLTRIGTVFQEPEHQFLASTLRAELAVGPRALRMPEAEVDAIVDELLERLDLAPLAEAHPFTLSGGQKRRLSVATVLASAPAVIVLDEPTFGQDRRGWSELVSLLQREIARGRTVVAVTHDVDVVRHLGQHRIELRGAA from the coding sequence ATGCCGCATCCGGCCCGCGTCGAGGTCGACGGCTGGGGGTGGCGCTACGCCGGTCGACGCCTGCCCGCGACCCGCGGCGTCGAACTCACGATCGAGCCGGGGGAGCGGGTGCTGCTCCTCGGTGCGTCCGGGGCGGGGAAGTCGACGCTGCTCGCCGGGCTCGCCGGCCTCCTCGGGGGCAGCGACGAGGGTGAGGCCACGGGCCGCATCCTCGTCGACGGGCAGCCGCCCGAAGCGCAGCGCGGCCGCATCGGCCTCGTCCTCCAGGATCCCGAGTCCGGGGTCGTGCTGTCGAAGGTCGGCGACGACGTCGCCTTCGGCTGCGAGAACCTCGGGCTGCCGGCGGATGCCATCCCCTCGCGCGTCGCCGAGGCGCTGGCATCCGTGGGTCTGGATGTGCCGCTCGATCGCCCCACGAAGGCGTTGTCGGGAGGGCAGAAGCAGCGACTCGCGCTCGCCGGGGTGCTGGCGATGCGCCCGGGACTGCTGCTGCTGGACGAACCCACCGCGAACCTCGACCCCGACGGCGTGCGCGAAGTGCGCGCCGCGGTGGAACGCGTCGTCTCCCGCGACGAGACGACCCTCGTCCTCATCGAGCACCGCACCGCGGTGTGGGCGGATCTCGTCACGCGGGTGATCGTCCTGGCGCCGGGCGGCGGGCTGCTCGCCGACGGCCCGCCCGCGTGGGTGTTCGCCGAGCACGGTGAGGCGCTCGCCGCCGCGGGCGTGTGGGTGCCGGGGCGTCCGGTCGACCTGCCCGTGCTCGCTCCCGCTTCCCCGTCGATGGATGCCGCGCTCTCGGCATCCGGTCTCACGATCGGCCGCGACCGCCGCACGCCCGTGCTCGCGGGGCTCGACGTCGTCGTTCCTGAGGGGGCGGGCACGGTCGTCACGGGCCCGAACGGCGCGGGCAAGTCGACGCTCGCCCTGACCCTCGCGGGGCTCCTGCCGGAGGTCGCGGGGGAGGTCGTCGCCGCGCCGGGGCTCGCGGCGCGGGGCGTCCGCCGTCCGTCGCGCTGGCGGTCGACCGAGCTCCTTACGCGCATCGGCACCGTGTTCCAGGAGCCCGAGCACCAGTTCCTCGCCTCGACGCTGCGCGCGGAGCTCGCCGTCGGACCCCGGGCACTCCGGATGCCGGAGGCCGAGGTCGACGCGATCGTCGACGAGCTGCTCGAGCGGCTCGACCTGGCCCCCCTCGCCGAAGCCCACCCGTTCACGCTCTCGGGCGGACAGAAGCGGCGGCTGTCGGTCGCGACGGTCCTGGCATCCGCGCCCGCGGTGATCGTGCTCGACGAGCCGACCTTCGGTCAGGACCGCCGCGGCTGGAGCGAGCTGGTCTCCCTGCTGCAGCGGGAGATCGCGCGCGGACGGACGGTCGTGGCCGTCACGCACGACGTCGACGTCGTCCGCCACCTCGGGCAGCACCGCATCGAACTGCGGGGGGCCGCATGA
- a CDS encoding ECF transporter S component: MHTSTSARTTPVVATSDRFRWRVVDIVVAAVLGVAIGLVFWGWNTVGGLWFAAMDGLTPGLGGIAVGIWLLGGVVGGLIIRKPGAALLVEVIAAVVSALIGNAWGISTIYSGLAQGLGAELIFLAFLYLRFSLPVAMLAGAGAGVGAWVLEFFTGNIVKTAEFNLLYLGTLIVSGAVLGGVVGWLLVRALAASGALSRFAAGRERRREV; the protein is encoded by the coding sequence ATGCACACGTCCACGTCTGCCCGGACGACCCCGGTCGTCGCCACGTCCGACCGCTTCCGCTGGCGCGTCGTCGACATCGTCGTCGCCGCCGTCCTCGGTGTCGCGATCGGCCTCGTCTTCTGGGGCTGGAACACCGTCGGCGGCCTGTGGTTCGCCGCGATGGACGGGCTCACGCCCGGTCTCGGCGGGATCGCCGTCGGCATCTGGCTGCTCGGCGGTGTCGTCGGCGGCCTGATCATCCGCAAGCCCGGTGCGGCGCTCCTCGTCGAAGTGATCGCCGCGGTCGTTTCGGCCCTCATCGGCAACGCGTGGGGGATCAGCACGATCTACTCGGGCCTCGCACAGGGCCTCGGCGCAGAGCTGATCTTCCTCGCGTTCCTCTACCTCCGCTTCTCGCTGCCGGTCGCGATGCTCGCCGGCGCCGGCGCCGGTGTCGGCGCGTGGGTGCTGGAGTTCTTCACCGGCAACATCGTCAAGACCGCGGAGTTCAACCTCCTCTACCTCGGCACGCTCATCGTCTCGGGCGCGGTGCTCGGCGGCGTCGTGGGGTGGCTGCTCGTGCGCGCGCTCGCCGCGAGCGGTGCGCTCAGCCGCTTCGCCGCGGGACGCGAACGCCGCCGAGAGGTCTGA
- a CDS encoding D-alanyl-D-alanine carboxypeptidase family protein, producing MHDQTPATRRELRDRVDPPDEADAADAAPSASIDDEVAADAAPPTDAAPPADAAPPADAPAPAAPDAPAAPAPERVLIGAPIALGWVDPASATAPRPAPQFALTPAGPRPPDLLAGRRRRALRPGTVVPPLLLLLLVAVYAAVTLLWPLNAVAPRVTPLVVQPVAAPAASLAWPAQGEAAVAVQGMPDVLSSAEAPESIASITKVVTALLVLERLPLAPGEQGPTYAFTQADSDDYWQYRFRGESSLDVPVDGTLTELQMLQGMLIASANNYAQRLASDLWPSNADFAAAANRYLSDRGISGVTIVNPTGIEAGNTATPAALIALAEKALQNPVIADIVRTTEMSLPGAGTFKNGNPLLADPGVVGIKTGTLDAWNLLSAKDLTVGGITVRTYAAVLGQPGPDERDQASRDLYTRLAEEVQLRTSVPAGTVVGKVSTLWGEDVSLVTAADAQNVLWNGASATPGTSFTLGDARDEGETVGELITTGPLDAATVDVQLQSDIEPPSPWWRLTHPLDLFGLND from the coding sequence GTGCACGACCAGACACCGGCCACACGGCGCGAGCTGCGTGACCGGGTCGATCCGCCCGACGAAGCGGATGCCGCGGACGCGGCACCCTCGGCATCCATCGACGACGAGGTCGCCGCCGACGCAGCCCCGCCTACCGATGCAGCCCCACCCGCCGACGCAGCCCCACCGGCCGACGCACCGGCGCCCGCCGCGCCGGACGCACCGGCCGCCCCGGCACCCGAGCGCGTCCTCATCGGGGCGCCGATCGCGCTGGGCTGGGTCGACCCCGCGTCGGCGACCGCCCCGCGGCCCGCGCCGCAGTTCGCGCTGACCCCGGCGGGGCCGCGCCCACCCGACCTCCTCGCCGGCCGCCGCCGACGGGCCCTCCGCCCCGGCACGGTCGTCCCGCCGCTGCTCCTGCTGCTGCTCGTCGCGGTGTACGCCGCCGTCACGCTGCTGTGGCCGTTGAACGCGGTGGCGCCGCGCGTCACCCCGCTCGTGGTGCAGCCCGTCGCCGCACCGGCCGCCTCCCTCGCGTGGCCCGCTCAGGGCGAGGCCGCCGTCGCCGTGCAGGGGATGCCCGACGTGCTGTCGTCGGCCGAAGCCCCCGAGTCGATCGCGAGCATCACCAAGGTCGTGACGGCGCTGCTCGTGCTCGAGCGGCTGCCGCTGGCTCCCGGCGAGCAGGGCCCGACCTACGCGTTCACGCAGGCCGACAGCGACGACTACTGGCAGTACCGTTTCCGCGGCGAGTCCTCGCTCGACGTGCCCGTCGACGGCACCCTCACCGAGCTGCAGATGCTCCAGGGCATGCTCATCGCCTCGGCCAACAACTACGCCCAGCGGCTGGCATCCGATCTCTGGCCCTCGAACGCCGATTTCGCCGCGGCGGCGAACCGGTACCTGAGCGACCGGGGCATCTCGGGCGTGACGATCGTCAACCCCACCGGGATCGAGGCCGGCAACACCGCGACACCCGCGGCCCTCATCGCCCTCGCCGAGAAGGCGCTGCAGAATCCCGTGATCGCCGACATCGTGCGCACCACCGAGATGTCGCTGCCGGGAGCCGGAACGTTCAAGAACGGCAACCCCCTCCTCGCAGACCCCGGGGTCGTCGGGATCAAGACCGGCACCCTGGATGCCTGGAACCTGCTGTCGGCGAAAGACCTCACGGTCGGCGGGATCACGGTGCGCACGTACGCGGCGGTGCTCGGGCAGCCCGGCCCCGACGAGCGCGATCAGGCCAGCCGCGACCTGTACACGCGTCTGGCCGAAGAGGTGCAGCTGCGCACCTCGGTTCCGGCGGGGACCGTCGTGGGCAAGGTCTCGACGCTGTGGGGCGAGGACGTCTCGCTCGTCACGGCGGCGGACGCGCAGAACGTCCTGTGGAACGGCGCGAGCGCGACGCCCGGCACGTCGTTCACGCTCGGCGACGCGCGCGACGAGGGCGAGACCGTCGGAGAGCTCATCACGACCGGACCCCTGGATGCCGCCACCGTCGACGTGCAGTTGCAGAGCGACATCGAACCGCCGAGCCCCTGGTGGCGGCTGACCCACCCGCTCGATCTGTTCGGCCTCAACGACTGA
- a CDS encoding HNH endonuclease, with translation MSSDSSPAAPTGGPPALRAVLDEVLRTGAALASVEVARTRALAAAGHLALDVIADRGATGRASEMALREVASELAAAENLSDRSVQAQIGRAMTLVDDYPQTLAAWEAGVITRAHVHAIVDVGTPLPLDARAEFDLLAVATAEGLSPGRLRSRLAALAERLQPTTLTERHRRGRDTRCVRVVTGQDGMSDLVATLPTVLAVGIHDRLIQQAHAVIDARNETPETGTDERTAPQLRADILADLLLTAAPDADPTRVDDGPGILGTIRARVQVVVPALTMLRPGRENRDPAELIGHGPIDADTARALAETTPLPWDRVVTHPVTGAVLHTDVYARTAAIDRYLRARDRHCRWPGCTVPAIRAEVDHTRDHALGGATHVANLAHLCQRHHTQKQFTRWRVDQLPGGLLRWTSPTGRTYTDEPLPYSPAVRFLPDDPPPPEPDDSPPPF, from the coding sequence ATGTCCTCCGACAGCTCCCCTGCAGCCCCCACGGGCGGGCCGCCCGCCCTGCGAGCGGTGCTCGACGAGGTGCTGCGCACCGGTGCCGCGCTCGCCTCGGTGGAGGTGGCGCGCACGCGCGCTCTGGCCGCGGCGGGGCATCTCGCGCTCGATGTGATCGCCGATCGGGGCGCGACCGGCCGAGCCTCCGAGATGGCGCTGCGCGAGGTCGCCTCCGAACTCGCGGCCGCCGAGAACCTGTCCGACCGCTCGGTCCAGGCGCAGATCGGCCGCGCCATGACCCTCGTCGACGACTATCCGCAGACCCTCGCCGCGTGGGAGGCGGGGGTCATCACGCGGGCGCACGTCCACGCGATCGTCGACGTTGGGACCCCTCTCCCCCTCGACGCGCGCGCGGAATTCGATCTGCTCGCCGTCGCGACCGCCGAGGGGCTCAGCCCCGGCCGACTGCGGTCGCGCCTCGCCGCCCTCGCGGAACGTCTGCAGCCGACCACCCTGACCGAACGGCATCGGCGCGGTCGCGATACACGGTGCGTCCGCGTCGTGACCGGGCAGGACGGCATGTCCGATCTGGTCGCGACGCTGCCGACGGTCCTCGCCGTGGGCATCCACGACCGCCTCATCCAGCAGGCCCACGCCGTCATCGACGCGCGGAACGAGACTCCTGAGACGGGCACGGACGAGCGCACTGCACCACAGCTGCGCGCCGACATCCTCGCCGACCTGCTACTGACCGCCGCTCCCGATGCCGACCCCACCCGCGTCGATGACGGCCCGGGCATCCTGGGCACGATCCGCGCCCGGGTGCAGGTCGTCGTGCCGGCGTTGACGATGCTGCGGCCGGGGAGGGAGAACCGCGACCCCGCCGAGCTCATCGGCCACGGTCCCATCGACGCCGACACCGCCCGCGCCCTCGCCGAGACGACCCCGCTCCCGTGGGACCGGGTCGTCACCCACCCCGTCACCGGCGCGGTTCTGCACACCGATGTCTACGCCCGCACCGCAGCGATCGACCGGTACCTCCGCGCCCGCGACCGCCACTGCCGCTGGCCGGGTTGCACCGTTCCCGCGATCCGCGCCGAGGTGGACCACACCCGCGACCATGCCCTTGGCGGTGCGACCCACGTCGCGAACCTCGCCCACCTCTGCCAGCGGCACCACACGCAGAAGCAGTTCACCCGCTGGAGGGTGGACCAGCTCCCCGGCGGTCTCCTTCGCTGGACCAGTCCGACCGGTCGCACCTACACCGACGAACCGCTCCCGTACTCGCCCGCCGTCCGCTTCCTCCCCGATGACCCGCCTCCGCCCGAGCCGGACGACTCACCGCCACCGTTCTGA
- a CDS encoding SDR family oxidoreductase produces MPLVLVTGAERPNSIAAAIIPRLEADGWDVVTSELRSGDYPCDLASPTAPTELVERVSRDRGPIHALVLSHAHDEESGILDTTAESFDRHLAVNARATLLLISAFARQVDETGGAIVAFTSDHTTGNLPYGASKGALDRIVISAARELGPRGISANVVNPGPIDTGWMDAETRESLTAHHPLGRLGTPRDIAGITAFLLSDEGRWISGQLLHADGGFSARY; encoded by the coding sequence ATGCCCCTCGTCCTCGTCACCGGCGCCGAGCGCCCGAACAGCATCGCCGCCGCGATCATCCCCCGGCTGGAAGCAGACGGCTGGGACGTCGTCACCAGCGAGCTGCGCTCCGGCGACTACCCCTGCGACCTCGCGAGCCCGACCGCTCCGACCGAACTCGTCGAACGCGTCTCCCGCGACCGCGGACCGATCCACGCTCTCGTCCTGAGCCACGCGCACGACGAGGAGTCCGGCATCCTCGACACCACCGCCGAGAGCTTCGATCGCCACCTCGCCGTCAACGCCCGTGCGACCCTGCTCCTGATCTCGGCGTTCGCCCGGCAGGTCGACGAGACGGGCGGGGCGATCGTCGCGTTCACGAGCGACCACACCACCGGCAATCTGCCCTACGGCGCATCGAAGGGCGCCCTCGACCGCATCGTCATCTCGGCCGCGCGAGAACTCGGACCGCGGGGCATCTCGGCGAACGTCGTGAATCCGGGTCCGATCGACACCGGGTGGATGGATGCCGAGACCCGCGAGTCCCTGACCGCGCACCACCCGCTCGGTCGGTTGGGCACACCGCGCGACATCGCCGGGATCACGGCGTTCCTCCTGTCGGACGAGGGCCGTTGGATCAGCGGTCAGCTCCTCCACGCCGACGGCGGGTTCTCCGCGCGGTACTGA
- the thiM gene encoding hydroxyethylthiazole kinase, whose protein sequence is MVVRTSSSPSTVLADLRGAPPLVQCITNAVVTNFTANALLALGASPAMCDIPGEAGLFANIAGGVLVNLGTPTAEQRDAAREAVAAGTRWVLDPVAVGALPVRTTLAHELLGARPTVVRGNASEILALAGAGAGGRGVDSTDSPEAALDAARALAIRTGGTVAVSGPVDLIVDADRVARVSGGSVLLTRVTGGGCALGAAMAALLSVADGFEAATTASAIWAVASERAEAASSGPGSFAVAFLDALAAIEPADLDGRVDA, encoded by the coding sequence ATGGTCGTTCGCACGTCGTCGTCTCCGTCCACCGTCCTCGCCGACCTGCGGGGAGCCCCGCCGCTCGTGCAGTGCATCACCAACGCGGTGGTGACGAACTTCACCGCCAACGCCCTGCTGGCCCTCGGCGCCTCCCCCGCGATGTGCGACATCCCCGGGGAGGCCGGGCTCTTCGCGAACATCGCCGGAGGCGTGCTGGTGAACCTCGGCACCCCGACCGCGGAGCAGCGCGACGCGGCGCGTGAGGCCGTCGCCGCCGGCACGCGGTGGGTGCTCGACCCGGTCGCCGTAGGCGCGCTGCCCGTGCGCACCACCCTGGCCCACGAGCTGCTCGGGGCGCGGCCCACGGTCGTCCGCGGCAACGCGTCGGAGATCCTCGCGCTCGCCGGGGCGGGTGCCGGGGGTCGCGGCGTCGACTCGACCGATTCCCCGGAAGCCGCGCTCGACGCCGCCCGCGCGCTCGCGATCCGCACGGGCGGAACGGTCGCCGTCTCCGGCCCGGTCGACCTGATCGTGGATGCCGACCGCGTCGCGCGCGTGTCCGGCGGCAGCGTCCTCCTCACCCGCGTCACGGGCGGCGGCTGCGCCCTCGGCGCCGCGATGGCGGCCCTGCTGTCCGTGGCCGACGGCTTCGAGGCCGCGACGACGGCGAGCGCGATCTGGGCCGTGGCATCCGAGCGGGCCGAGGCCGCCTCGAGCGGACCGGGATCGTTCGCCGTGGCGTTCCTCGACGCCCTCGCCGCGATCGAACCGGCGGATCTCGACGGCCGGGTCGACGCGTGA
- the thiE gene encoding thiamine phosphate synthase yields the protein MSAHDLSLHLVTDHRMPFADVVDIVDAAAGSGASIVQFRDKDASGHDLFDRVTALADVIAGRAAFVVDDRVDVALAARAAGARVDGVHLGQSDLPVIAARRLLGPDALIGWTANTPAHFAAAAALPEGTVDYLGVGVIRATATKPDHPQPLGVGGFAGLVASAPLPCVAIGGIEVGDVAALRRAGAAGVAVVSAVSAAEDPAAATRALREAWA from the coding sequence GTGAGCGCGCACGACCTGTCACTGCACCTCGTTACCGACCACCGGATGCCGTTCGCCGACGTCGTCGACATCGTCGACGCCGCCGCGGGTTCCGGGGCGAGCATCGTGCAGTTCCGCGACAAGGACGCGAGCGGCCACGATCTCTTCGATCGCGTGACGGCCCTCGCCGACGTCATCGCGGGGCGCGCGGCGTTCGTCGTCGACGACCGCGTCGACGTGGCCCTCGCGGCGCGGGCGGCCGGCGCGCGCGTCGACGGCGTCCACCTCGGGCAGAGCGACCTCCCCGTGATCGCGGCGCGCCGACTGCTCGGACCCGACGCGCTGATCGGCTGGACGGCGAACACCCCGGCGCACTTCGCCGCCGCGGCAGCCCTGCCGGAGGGCACCGTGGACTACCTCGGTGTGGGGGTGATCCGCGCGACCGCGACGAAGCCCGACCACCCGCAGCCCCTCGGCGTGGGCGGGTTCGCCGGGCTCGTGGCATCCGCTCCCCTGCCGTGCGTCGCGATCGGGGGCATCGAGGTGGGCGACGTCGCCGCGCTCCGCCGCGCCGGGGCAGCGGGTGTGGCCGTCGTGTCGGCGGTGAGCGCTGCCGAGGATCCCGCGGCGGCGACCCGCGCGCTACGGGAGGCGTGGGCATGA
- the thiD gene encoding bifunctional hydroxymethylpyrimidine kinase/phosphomethylpyrimidine kinase, whose product MIPRVLSIAGTDPTGGAGIQADLKSISAFGGYGMAAVTALVAQNTLGVREVHVPPTEFLSAQLRAVSDDVEIDAVKIGMLGSAEVVEVVSAWLAEVRPPAVVLDPVMIATSGDRLLDADAEAAIRGLCRYADLVTPNLPELAVLVDEPVAHDWDTAVAQAQSLAVRADVAVLLKGGHLRGPESPDAIVDTAGIHPVSGRRVDTPHTHGTGCSLSSAMATLAAHGLAWPAALERAKPWLTGALEHAGDLHVGRGNGPIDHLHELRPNLDIGPVWSTAAWAEAAPVRADVDDCAFVRGLASGDLDRAAFTWYLEQDLLYLREYARVLARAAALAPTTKEQRFWAAASASCLVEEARLHESHVDATGLEPAPDTTAYTDHLHAVSAGGSYAVLVAAVLPCFVLYTDIGARWRGTFAPDHAYADWLTAYGDEVFAASSAEASRIADAAARSASPAVRAAMSAAYARSMRLELAFFEAPLRR is encoded by the coding sequence ATGATCCCCCGTGTGCTGAGCATCGCCGGGACCGACCCGACCGGGGGTGCCGGCATCCAGGCCGATCTGAAGAGCATCTCGGCGTTCGGCGGATACGGCATGGCGGCCGTGACCGCGCTCGTCGCACAGAACACCCTCGGTGTCCGCGAGGTGCACGTGCCACCCACGGAGTTCCTGTCGGCGCAGCTGCGGGCGGTCAGCGACGACGTCGAGATCGACGCGGTCAAGATCGGGATGCTGGGGTCGGCCGAGGTCGTCGAAGTCGTGTCCGCGTGGCTCGCCGAGGTCCGACCGCCGGCGGTCGTGCTCGACCCCGTGATGATCGCGACGAGCGGCGACCGGCTGCTCGACGCCGACGCCGAAGCGGCCATCCGCGGCCTGTGCCGCTACGCCGACCTCGTGACCCCGAACCTGCCGGAGCTGGCCGTGCTGGTGGACGAACCGGTCGCCCACGACTGGGACACCGCGGTCGCACAGGCGCAGAGCCTCGCCGTGCGCGCCGATGTCGCCGTCCTGCTGAAGGGCGGGCACCTGCGGGGGCCGGAGAGTCCGGATGCCATCGTCGACACGGCCGGCATCCACCCGGTGTCGGGCCGCCGCGTCGACACCCCGCACACGCACGGCACGGGATGCTCGCTGTCATCCGCGATGGCGACCCTCGCCGCGCACGGGCTCGCGTGGCCCGCCGCGCTCGAGCGCGCGAAGCCGTGGCTCACCGGCGCTCTCGAGCACGCCGGAGACCTGCACGTGGGACGCGGCAACGGCCCCATCGACCACCTCCACGAGCTGCGGCCGAACCTCGACATCGGACCGGTGTGGAGCACCGCCGCGTGGGCCGAGGCGGCGCCGGTGCGCGCCGACGTCGACGACTGCGCGTTCGTACGCGGGCTGGCATCCGGCGACCTGGATCGCGCGGCGTTCACCTGGTACCTCGAGCAGGACCTGCTGTACCTGCGCGAGTACGCCCGCGTGCTCGCCCGCGCCGCAGCTCTCGCCCCGACCACCAAGGAGCAGCGTTTCTGGGCGGCCGCGTCGGCGTCCTGCCTGGTCGAAGAAGCACGTCTGCACGAGAGCCACGTGGATGCCACCGGCCTCGAGCCCGCGCCCGACACCACCGCCTACACCGACCACCTGCACGCCGTGTCTGCGGGCGGATCGTACGCGGTGCTGGTCGCGGCCGTTCTGCCGTGCTTCGTGCTCTACACCGACATCGGTGCGCGCTGGCGCGGCACCTTCGCCCCCGACCATGCGTACGCCGACTGGCTCACGGCCTACGGCGACGAGGTGTTCGCCGCGTCATCCGCCGAGGCCTCCCGGATCGCGGATGCCGCAGCCCGATCGGCCTCCCCCGCCGTCCGCGCCGCGATGTCGGCCGCGTACGCCCGGTCGATGCGGTTGGAGCTGGCGTTCTTCGAGGCACCGCTGCGGCGGTGA